In a genomic window of Punica granatum isolate Tunisia-2019 chromosome 6, ASM765513v2, whole genome shotgun sequence:
- the LOC116211907 gene encoding protein DA1-related 1-like encodes MGWLSKILKGSSSCPSPKSKRKSRCNCHDHTGSSTMDADYAEDDSPENSENAELDCLTTRSQSEAVSEEGEECDPEDENEEFAEDERLALALQQNLSLEGRPQHVMATIFQPTPSFYSPNQRSCVTCHEEINEEQCFSCTNAFWPTSGCFQGQTINLPFANYEENSSWPRPRIESYYDIHRCPKCDVCKKPVSLDSSGSPLYEVSPIWGQTYCIKHRRDGTATCFTCNRLEPFGAEYSWLSDGRRICSDCQRSAITSLSECQPLIVEIQNFYEGLDMKVEQEIPFKLVDLKALNENGPGKCVGLTRSFELPLQTIISTPVFGPGNELTEIVTEPHKLVSYKEVVDIKVLRDTPRLYTGMNLAHEMMHAWLALHGSYLNIRRRCELGYLGNESGKIHEGLCEVMAHIWLDTEIHAMSRSEYISSSRDVFEEKLAHHLKRMMELNRDPTYGDGFRMVHRAVSKYGLKGTLDYIRMTGGFPR; translated from the exons TCGACAATGGACGCGGATTATGCCGAG GACGATTCACCCGAAAACTCTGAGAATGCAGAACTAGATTGCTTGACTACCCGATCCCAGTCAGAAGCAGTCAGTGAGGAAG GTGAAGAGTGTGATCCAGAGGATGAAAATGAGGAATTTGCCGAAGATGAAAGACTAGCGTTGGCGCTTCAACAGAATTTGAGTCTAGAAGGTCGTCCTCAGCATGTTATGGCAACCATATTCCAGCCCACTCCCTCCTTTTACTCTCCTAATCAGAG AAGTTGTGTGACATGCCATGAAGAGATTAATGAAGAGCAATGTTTCAGTTGCACGAACGCTTTCTGGCCTACTTCAGGATGCTTTCAAGGCCAGACAATTAATTTGCCTTTTGCAAACTATGAG GAGAATTCCAGTTGGCCTCGTCCTCGCATCGAGTCCTATTATGACATTCATCGTTGTCCAAAATGTGATGTTTGCAAGAAACCA GTAAGCCTAGACTCTTCGGGCAGTCCTCTATATGAAGTATCACCAATATGGGGCCAAACGTACTGCATCAAGCATCGACGCGATGGGACTGCTACATGTTTTACCTGTAACCGACTAGAG CCATTTGGAGCTGAATATTCTTGGCTCAGTGATGGTAGGAGAATATGTTCAGACTGTCAAAGGTCGGCAATTACGAGTCTAAGTGAATGCCAGCCTCTTATTGTCgaaatacaaaatttttacGAGGGATTAGACATGAAAGTGGAGCAGGAGATTCCATTCAAATTGGTTGACCTCAAAGCCCTGAAT GAGAATGGACCGGGAAAGTGTGTGGGGTTGACAAGGTCATTTGAACTGCCTCTTCAAACG ATCATCTCGACCCCAGTGTTTGGACCTGGCAACGAGCTGACTGAAATCGTAACAGAGCCACATAAACTCGTCAGTTATAAAGAGGTGGTAGACATAAAGGTTTTGAGGGACACCCCCAG GTTATATACGGGTATGAACCTTGCCCATGAGATGATGCATGCGTGGCTTGCACTCCACG GTTCTTATTTAAATATTCGCCGGCGTTGCGAGCTTGGCTATCTGGGCAATGAAAGTGGTAAGATTCATGAGGGTCTCTGCGAAGTTATGGCCCATATATGGTTGGATACAGAGATCCATGCCATGTCTCGAAGTGAGTACATTTCGTCTTCTCGGGACGTCTTTGAGGAGAAACTTGCACACCATCTGAAGCGTATGATGGAGCTAAACCGCGATCCAACCTATGGAGATGGATTTCGAATGGTGCACCGTGCAGTCTCCAAGTATGGACTCAAGGGAACTCTTGATTATATCCGAATGACTGGGGGTTTTCCCAGGTAA